A genomic stretch from Aliidongia dinghuensis includes:
- the pheS gene encoding phenylalanine--tRNA ligase subunit alpha, with amino-acid sequence MDALEALRTRLLAEIARADSPAALEQVRVAALGRKGEITGLMKDLGGLDAEARKTAGQALNRLKDEIAAALDAAQTHLAEAELERRLASERLDVTLPVAHETAGRIHPISQTIDELTAIFGAMGFSVEEGPHIEDDFYNFEALNIPADHPARQEHDTFYLADKPDGTRKVLRTHTSPVQIRTMLRDKDKLAEGHPIRIICPGRTFRFDHDATHSPMFHQVEGLVIDETTHMGHLKGCLTEFLRAFFDIDDLPLRFRPSYFPFVEPGAEVDIGCKRSGGELKLGNYGDWLEILGCGMVHPKVLANCGIDPTRYQGFAFGMGIERIAMLKYGIPDLRTFYESDLRWLRHYGFLPLERPSLTGGLSR; translated from the coding sequence ATGGACGCGTTGGAAGCCTTGCGCACCCGCCTGCTGGCGGAGATCGCTCGCGCAGACAGCCCGGCGGCACTCGAGCAAGTCCGCGTCGCGGCCTTGGGCCGCAAGGGCGAGATCACCGGCCTGATGAAGGATCTGGGCGGCCTCGACGCAGAGGCGCGCAAGACTGCGGGCCAGGCCTTGAACCGCCTGAAGGATGAGATCGCCGCTGCGCTCGACGCCGCGCAGACCCATCTGGCCGAGGCTGAGCTGGAGCGGCGCTTGGCCTCCGAGCGGCTCGACGTGACCCTGCCGGTCGCCCATGAGACCGCGGGCCGCATCCATCCGATCAGCCAGACGATCGACGAGCTGACCGCGATCTTCGGCGCCATGGGTTTCAGCGTCGAGGAAGGTCCGCACATCGAGGACGATTTCTACAACTTCGAGGCGCTCAACATCCCGGCCGACCATCCGGCGCGGCAGGAGCACGACACGTTCTATCTGGCCGACAAGCCGGACGGCACGCGCAAGGTGCTGCGGACCCACACCTCCCCGGTGCAGATCCGCACCATGCTGCGCGACAAGGACAAGCTCGCCGAGGGTCACCCGATCCGCATCATCTGCCCGGGCCGCACCTTCCGCTTCGATCACGATGCGACCCATTCGCCGATGTTCCATCAGGTCGAAGGGCTGGTGATCGACGAGACGACCCACATGGGGCACTTGAAGGGCTGCCTTACCGAATTCCTGCGCGCGTTCTTCGACATCGACGACCTGCCGCTCCGCTTCCGGCCGAGCTATTTCCCATTCGTCGAGCCGGGCGCCGAGGTCGACATCGGCTGCAAGCGCTCGGGCGGCGAGCTGAAGCTCGGCAACTATGGCGACTGGCTCGAGATTCTGGGCTGCGGCATGGTCCATCCGAAGGTGCTGGCGAATTGCGGCATCGATCCGACCCGCTACCAGGGCTTCGCCTTCGGCATGGGCATCGAGCGCATCGCGATGCTGAAGTACGGCATCCCCGATCTCCGCACCTTCTATGAGTCGGACCTGCGCTGGCTCCGCCACTATGGTTTCCTGCCCTTGGAACGACCGAGCCTGACGGGAGGGCTCAGCCGATGA
- a CDS encoding class II glutamine amidotransferase — protein sequence MCELLGMSANVPTDICFSFAGLVRRGGGTGPHGDGWGIAFYDGKACRTFHDPQASADSEIARFVRAYPIKSRIAISHIRRANRGRVSLENTHPFTRELWGRSWTFAHNGQLKGVKQRPLAHYRPIGTTDSEHAFCWMLDQLRTIWREAPPQAALDRAIRDLSRELATLGVFNLLLSDSRSLYCHCSTRLALLTRRAPFGQATLIDDDIKVDFATETTPNDVVTVVATRPLTSDEQWTELGHGAFLALRGGEVVG from the coding sequence ATGTGCGAACTTCTGGGCATGAGCGCCAACGTGCCGACCGACATCTGCTTCAGCTTCGCCGGCCTGGTGCGGCGCGGCGGCGGCACCGGGCCGCACGGCGACGGCTGGGGCATCGCGTTCTATGACGGCAAGGCGTGCCGCACCTTCCACGACCCGCAGGCGAGCGCCGATTCCGAGATCGCCCGCTTCGTGCGGGCCTATCCGATCAAGAGCCGCATCGCGATCAGCCACATCCGGCGCGCCAACCGCGGCCGCGTCTCGCTCGAGAACACCCACCCCTTCACCCGAGAGCTCTGGGGCCGCAGCTGGACCTTCGCGCACAATGGTCAGCTGAAGGGCGTCAAGCAACGGCCGCTCGCCCATTACCGGCCGATCGGCACGACTGACAGCGAGCACGCGTTCTGCTGGATGCTGGATCAGCTCCGGACCATCTGGCGCGAGGCACCGCCGCAGGCGGCCCTCGATCGCGCGATCCGCGACCTCTCGCGCGAGCTAGCGACGCTCGGCGTGTTCAACCTGCTCTTGAGCGACAGCCGCTCGCTCTATTGCCATTGCAGCACGCGCCTCGCCCTCCTGACCCGGCGTGCGCCGTTCGGCCAGGCGACGCTGATCGACGACGACATCAAGGTCGATTTCGCCACGGAGACCACGCCCAACGACGTCGTGACCGTGGTTGCGACCCGGCCGCTCACCTCCGACGAACAATGGACCGAGCTCGGCCACGGCGCGTTCCTGGCGCTGCGCGGTGGCGAAGTGGTCGGCTGA
- the rpmI gene encoding 50S ribosomal protein L35 encodes MPKLKTKSGAKKRFSRTATGKIKMNVAHKRHRLISKPQKMKRKARGTVTLQKGDSTLVKWYMPYLRG; translated from the coding sequence GTGCCCAAGCTCAAGACCAAATCCGGCGCGAAGAAGCGGTTCAGCCGCACCGCGACCGGCAAGATCAAGATGAACGTGGCGCACAAGCGTCACCGCCTGATCTCCAAGCCGCAGAAGATGAAGCGCAAGGCCCGTGGCACCGTCACGCTCCAGAAGGGCGATTCGACGTTGGTCAAGTGGTACATGCCGTATCTGAGGGGTTGA
- the pheT gene encoding phenylalanine--tRNA ligase subunit beta, whose amino-acid sequence MKTTLSWLKQHLETDADLATLTRTLTMFGLEVDNIEDRGAALAPFKVAYVVSAEQHPNADKLKLCKVDTGSETIQVVCGAPNARAGLKVVFAPSGSTIPRTGLVLKPSEIRGVKSNGMMCSAYEMGLSEDHEGIIELPAEAPVGEPFAAVLGLDDPLLDIKITPNRADCLGVRGIARDLAAAGLGTLKPLAVEKIPGRFPSPVKIHIAGEALKDCPMFVGRVIRGVRNGPSPAWLQERLTSIGLRPISALVDITNYMTFDVNRPLHVFDVAKVKGDLTVHPAKGGETLLALNGKEYALEPGMVAISDASGVVSLGGVMGGETTGCDEGTVDVLIEAALFDPTRTAETGRRLSVQSDARYRFERGVDPAFVRDGIEIATKLVLELCGGEPGEVTVTGAEPHWQRTVTLRPERVETLGAVTVPDQDIARILSHLGCSVAKASDHFAVSLPSWRADIEGEADLVEEVLRLHGYDHIPAVPLRPVGALPGQAVDANQRRAGLVRRTLAERGLHEAVTYSFMSSALFGIGNAGLFGTADASLAVANPISSDLDVMRPSILPNLLTAAQRNADRGYGDAALFELGPQYRDDTPEGQALVAAGIRHGRTARKLWRNAGAPVDAFDAKADALAALAAAGAPVENLQVTADPPGWYHPGRGGSIRLGPKTVLAHFGEIHPRLVTALGLKGPAVGFEVYLDAVPPVKAQKGRPLLKLSPFQPIERDFAFLVDQTVPAEAVLRAARGADKKLVTEVRLFDVYTGQGVPEGKKSLALTVTLQPVEATLTDEAIEAVSKTIVAQVTKLTGAVLRG is encoded by the coding sequence ATGAAGACCACGCTTTCCTGGTTGAAGCAGCATCTCGAGACCGATGCGGACCTCGCGACCCTGACCCGGACGCTCACCATGTTCGGGCTCGAGGTCGACAATATCGAGGACCGGGGAGCCGCACTGGCGCCGTTCAAGGTCGCCTACGTCGTCTCGGCCGAGCAGCATCCGAACGCGGACAAGCTCAAGCTTTGCAAGGTCGATACCGGATCCGAAACGATCCAGGTCGTCTGCGGCGCGCCCAATGCGCGGGCGGGCTTGAAAGTCGTGTTCGCGCCCTCGGGCTCGACCATTCCCCGGACCGGCCTGGTGCTGAAGCCCAGCGAGATCCGCGGCGTCAAATCCAACGGCATGATGTGCTCGGCCTATGAGATGGGCCTGAGCGAGGATCACGAGGGCATCATCGAGCTGCCGGCCGAAGCACCCGTCGGCGAGCCGTTCGCGGCCGTGCTCGGGCTCGACGATCCGCTGCTCGACATCAAGATCACGCCGAACCGGGCCGACTGCCTGGGCGTGCGTGGCATCGCCCGCGATCTCGCGGCGGCCGGCCTCGGTACGCTGAAGCCGCTTGCGGTCGAGAAGATCCCCGGCCGTTTCCCGAGCCCGGTCAAGATCCATATCGCCGGGGAGGCGCTGAAGGACTGCCCGATGTTCGTCGGCCGCGTCATCCGTGGCGTCAGGAACGGGCCGAGCCCGGCCTGGCTGCAGGAGCGGCTGACTTCGATCGGCCTCCGCCCGATCTCGGCGCTGGTCGACATCACCAACTACATGACGTTCGACGTCAACCGGCCGCTGCACGTGTTCGACGTGGCGAAGGTCAAGGGCGACCTGACCGTGCATCCGGCCAAGGGCGGCGAGACGCTCCTGGCCTTGAACGGCAAGGAATACGCGCTCGAGCCCGGCATGGTCGCCATCTCGGACGCGAGCGGCGTCGTCAGCCTCGGCGGCGTCATGGGCGGCGAGACGACCGGCTGCGACGAGGGCACGGTCGACGTGCTGATCGAGGCGGCGCTGTTCGATCCGACCCGTACGGCCGAGACCGGCCGTCGCCTCAGCGTGCAGTCGGACGCGCGCTATCGCTTCGAGCGCGGCGTCGATCCGGCCTTCGTGCGCGACGGCATCGAGATCGCGACCAAGCTCGTGCTGGAGCTGTGCGGCGGCGAGCCGGGCGAGGTCACGGTGACCGGCGCCGAGCCGCATTGGCAGCGGACCGTGACGCTCCGGCCGGAGCGGGTCGAGACGCTGGGCGCCGTTACCGTGCCGGACCAGGACATCGCGCGGATCCTGAGCCATCTCGGCTGTTCCGTCGCCAAGGCTAGCGACCATTTCGCCGTGTCGCTGCCGTCGTGGCGCGCCGACATCGAGGGCGAGGCCGACCTGGTCGAGGAGGTGCTGCGTCTCCACGGCTATGACCATATTCCGGCCGTGCCGCTTCGCCCGGTCGGCGCCTTGCCGGGCCAGGCGGTCGACGCGAACCAGCGCCGCGCCGGCCTTGTCCGGCGCACGCTTGCCGAACGCGGCCTCCACGAGGCGGTGACCTATTCCTTCATGTCGAGCGCGCTCTTCGGCATCGGCAATGCCGGGCTGTTCGGTACGGCGGACGCGTCGCTCGCGGTCGCGAACCCGATCTCGAGCGACCTCGACGTCATGCGGCCGTCGATCCTGCCGAACCTGCTGACCGCGGCGCAGCGCAATGCCGACCGCGGCTATGGCGACGCGGCGCTGTTCGAGCTGGGCCCGCAATATCGCGACGACACGCCGGAGGGCCAGGCACTGGTTGCGGCCGGCATCCGCCATGGCCGGACGGCGAGGAAGCTGTGGCGGAACGCGGGCGCCCCGGTCGATGCGTTCGACGCCAAGGCCGATGCGCTGGCCGCCCTCGCCGCGGCGGGAGCCCCGGTCGAGAACCTGCAGGTCACAGCCGATCCGCCGGGTTGGTACCATCCGGGCCGCGGCGGCTCGATCCGCTTGGGTCCGAAGACAGTGCTCGCCCATTTCGGCGAGATCCACCCGCGCCTGGTGACGGCGCTCGGTCTCAAGGGGCCGGCGGTGGGATTCGAGGTCTACCTGGACGCGGTGCCGCCGGTGAAGGCGCAGAAGGGGCGGCCGCTCCTGAAGCTCTCGCCGTTCCAGCCGATCGAGCGCGACTTTGCCTTCCTGGTCGACCAGACCGTGCCGGCTGAGGCGGTGCTGCGCGCGGCGCGCGGCGCCGACAAGAAGCTGGTGACGGAGGTGCGCCTGTTCGACGTCTACACCGGACAGGGCGTGCCGGAGGGTAAGAAGTCGCTGGCGCTCACCGTCACGCTGCAGCCGGTCGAGGCGACCTTGACCGACGAGGCGATCGAGGCGGTGTCGAAGACGATCGTGGCGCAGGTGACCAAGCTGACCGGCGCGGTGCTCCGCGGCTGA
- a CDS encoding GlxA family transcriptional regulator: MRRVAIVIFPGVQALDVAGPLDAFAEANRFTGEGRGYDVTLLGTVAGPFRASNGMLMSADRILSEAGDGHDLLLVAGGPHLPTAERNPELSDWLADAVHHVPQYGSICTGAFALGHAGLLDGRQVTTHWQDAPALARRFPRARVAFDRIYLRDGPLVTSAGVTAGIDLALALVAEDHGAALALAVAKRLVVVAQRQGGQSQFSPFLAAPADETSPIARIQAHVMAHVMEDFPVAKLAEIAGMSVRNLARHFVEQADMTPAEFVERARLDTARNLLEGSDLALKVVAYRSGFGSADRMRIVFTKRLGVTPGQYRASFQRPAS, translated from the coding sequence ATGCGCCGGGTCGCGATCGTCATTTTTCCCGGAGTCCAGGCGCTCGACGTCGCGGGGCCGCTCGACGCCTTCGCCGAGGCGAACCGCTTCACGGGCGAGGGGCGGGGCTATGACGTGACCCTGCTCGGCACCGTCGCGGGCCCGTTCCGCGCGTCCAACGGCATGCTGATGAGCGCCGATCGCATCCTGTCTGAGGCAGGCGATGGCCACGATCTGCTGCTGGTTGCAGGTGGCCCGCATCTGCCGACGGCCGAGCGCAATCCTGAGCTCTCCGACTGGCTCGCCGACGCCGTCCACCACGTGCCGCAGTATGGCTCGATCTGCACCGGCGCCTTCGCGCTCGGCCACGCCGGCCTGCTCGACGGGCGGCAAGTCACGACCCATTGGCAGGACGCGCCGGCGCTGGCCCGACGCTTTCCCCGGGCGCGGGTGGCCTTCGACCGGATCTATCTGCGCGACGGCCCGCTCGTGACCTCCGCCGGCGTCACGGCCGGCATCGACCTGGCCTTGGCGCTCGTCGCGGAGGATCACGGCGCCGCACTGGCGCTCGCGGTCGCCAAGCGCCTGGTCGTGGTCGCCCAGCGTCAGGGCGGCCAGTCTCAGTTCAGCCCGTTCCTCGCGGCCCCGGCCGACGAAACCTCGCCGATCGCCCGCATCCAGGCCCATGTCATGGCCCATGTCATGGAGGATTTCCCCGTGGCGAAGCTGGCGGAGATCGCCGGCATGAGCGTGCGCAACCTTGCGCGCCATTTCGTCGAGCAAGCGGACATGACGCCGGCCGAGTTCGTCGAGCGGGCGCGCCTCGACACGGCGCGCAACCTGCTCGAAGGCAGCGACCTGGCCCTCAAGGTCGTGGCCTATCGCTCAGGCTTCGGCAGCGCCGACCGCATGCGCATCGTGTTCACGAAGCGCCTGGGGGTCACGCCCGGGCAGTATCGTGCCAGCTTCCAACGGCCGGCATCCTGA
- the lepA gene encoding translation elongation factor 4, producing the protein MTDLSHIRNFSIVAHIDHGKSTLADRLIQYCGGLDTREMREQVLDSMDIERERGITIKAQTVRLQYKADDGQTYTLNLMDTPGHVDFAYEVSRSLAACEGSLLVVDASQGVEAQTLANVYQALDAGHEIVPILNKIDLPAAEPERIKQQIEDVIGLDASDAVEISAKTGLNIKGVLEALVTRLPAPTGDETAPLKALLVDSWYDAYLGVMILVRIRDGVLKTGMKIRMMNSGALHTVERVGYFTPKAVLTGELNPGEVGFITASIKSVADTNVGDTITEERRPAAEALPGFKPSVPVVFCGLFPVDAADYEHLRDSIAKLRLNDASFAAEAETSAALGFGFRVGCLGLLHLEIIQERLEREFNLDLITTAPSVVYHVYLTNGEMMELHNPVDMPDPVKIDHIEEPWIKATIMVPDEYLGTILALCTERRGIQVDLTYAGNRAMLVYKLPLNEVVFDFYDRLKSVSRGYASFDYQIDHYEEGDLVVMNILVNHEPVDALGTIVHRSQADYRGRALVARLKDLIPPQLFQIAIQAAIGARIIARETVRAMRKDVLAKCYGGDISRKRKLLEKQKEGKKRMRQFGKVEIPQSAFLAALKMDDH; encoded by the coding sequence ATGACCGACCTCTCGCATATCCGCAATTTCTCGATCGTCGCCCATATCGACCATGGCAAGTCCACCCTTGCCGACCGGCTGATCCAATATTGCGGAGGCCTCGACACCCGCGAGATGCGCGAGCAGGTGCTCGACAGCATGGATATCGAGCGCGAGCGCGGCATCACCATCAAGGCCCAGACCGTTCGCCTGCAATATAAGGCGGACGACGGCCAGACCTATACGCTCAATCTGATGGATACGCCGGGCCATGTCGACTTCGCCTATGAGGTGAGCCGGTCGCTTGCCGCCTGCGAGGGCTCGCTGCTGGTGGTCGATGCGAGCCAGGGTGTCGAAGCCCAGACGCTCGCCAACGTCTACCAGGCGCTCGACGCCGGCCACGAGATCGTGCCGATCCTGAACAAGATCGACCTGCCCGCGGCCGAGCCGGAGCGCATCAAGCAGCAGATCGAGGACGTGATCGGCCTCGACGCGTCCGACGCAGTCGAGATCTCGGCCAAGACCGGGCTCAACATCAAGGGTGTGCTCGAAGCGCTCGTCACCCGCCTGCCGGCACCGACCGGCGACGAGACGGCACCGCTGAAGGCGCTGCTGGTCGACAGCTGGTACGACGCGTACCTGGGCGTCATGATCCTGGTGCGCATCCGCGACGGCGTGCTGAAGACCGGCATGAAGATCCGCATGATGAATTCGGGCGCACTCCATACCGTCGAGCGCGTCGGGTACTTCACGCCCAAGGCGGTGCTGACCGGCGAGCTCAATCCGGGCGAAGTCGGCTTCATCACCGCCAGCATCAAGTCGGTCGCCGACACCAACGTCGGCGACACGATCACCGAGGAGCGCCGCCCTGCCGCGGAGGCGCTGCCGGGCTTCAAGCCGTCCGTGCCGGTCGTGTTCTGCGGCCTGTTCCCGGTCGATGCCGCCGACTATGAGCATTTGCGCGACAGCATCGCCAAGCTCAGGCTCAACGACGCGAGCTTCGCGGCCGAGGCCGAGACCTCGGCGGCGCTGGGCTTCGGCTTCCGCGTCGGCTGCCTCGGGCTCCTGCACCTGGAGATCATCCAGGAGCGGCTCGAGCGCGAATTCAATCTCGACCTGATCACGACCGCGCCCAGCGTCGTCTATCACGTGTATCTGACCAACGGCGAGATGATGGAGCTGCATAATCCCGTCGACATGCCGGATCCGGTCAAGATCGACCATATCGAGGAACCTTGGATCAAGGCCACGATCATGGTGCCGGACGAGTATCTGGGCACGATCCTGGCGCTCTGCACCGAACGGCGCGGCATTCAGGTCGACCTGACCTACGCCGGCAACCGCGCGATGCTGGTCTATAAGCTGCCGCTGAACGAGGTCGTGTTCGACTTCTACGACCGGCTGAAATCCGTGAGCCGCGGTTACGCGAGCTTCGATTACCAGATCGACCATTACGAGGAAGGCGACCTCGTGGTCATGAACATCCTGGTCAACCACGAGCCGGTCGACGCGCTCGGCACCATCGTCCATCGCAGCCAGGCGGATTATCGCGGTCGGGCGCTGGTGGCGCGGCTGAAAGACTTGATCCCGCCGCAGCTGTTCCAGATCGCGATCCAGGCGGCGATCGGTGCCCGCATCATCGCGCGCGAGACTGTGCGCGCCATGCGCAAGGACGTGCTCGCCAAGTGCTACGGCGGCGACATCAGCCGCAAGCGCAAGCTTCTGGAAAAGCAGAAGGAAGGCAAGAAGCGCATGCGGCAGTTCGGCAAGGTCGAGATCCCGCAGTCGGCCTTCCTGGCCGCGCTCAAGATGGACGACCACTAA
- a CDS encoding EamA family transporter, with protein MRPVHLLWAIAITAVWGFNFVVIKAGLGSFPPLLLTALRFAFAALPALVLERPAVPWRHMILTGLALFVGQYVLLFVAMSHGMPPGLASITLQIQACFTMLLAILVLGERPQPRQIAGAAVALAGLAAIGSTVGGDVSTLGLGLTILSALSWAAGNLLLKRMPKPADGRPVKMLNLIVWLSLVPIAPTLALSLGFEGPERIAAALTHAGWLGFGALFYIVVFSTLLGFGVWGRLLSLYAASTVVPFSLLVPIFGAVSAALVFHESFGPGRLAGMALIMSGLAISSLPIGRLRAKRQAA; from the coding sequence ATGCGGCCGGTACATCTCCTCTGGGCGATCGCCATCACGGCGGTCTGGGGCTTCAACTTCGTCGTCATCAAGGCCGGCCTCGGCAGCTTTCCGCCGCTGCTGCTGACGGCGCTGCGCTTCGCGTTCGCGGCCCTCCCGGCCCTGGTGCTGGAGCGGCCGGCAGTGCCGTGGCGCCACATGATCCTGACCGGGCTCGCCCTGTTCGTCGGCCAATATGTCCTGCTGTTCGTCGCCATGAGCCACGGCATGCCGCCCGGCCTGGCGTCGATCACGCTGCAGATCCAGGCTTGCTTCACCATGCTGCTGGCCATCCTGGTGCTGGGCGAGCGGCCGCAGCCCCGACAGATCGCTGGCGCGGCCGTGGCGCTCGCCGGCCTCGCTGCGATCGGCTCGACCGTTGGCGGCGACGTGAGCACGCTCGGCCTTGGTCTCACCATCCTGAGCGCGCTCAGCTGGGCCGCCGGCAACCTGCTGCTGAAACGCATGCCGAAGCCGGCGGACGGCCGGCCGGTCAAGATGCTGAACCTGATCGTCTGGCTGAGCCTGGTGCCAATCGCGCCGACGCTGGCGCTCTCGCTCGGCTTCGAAGGGCCGGAGCGCATCGCGGCCGCCCTCACCCATGCCGGCTGGCTGGGATTCGGTGCGCTGTTCTATATCGTCGTCTTCTCGACGCTCCTGGGCTTCGGCGTCTGGGGCCGGCTGCTCTCACTCTATGCCGCCTCGACCGTCGTGCCCTTCTCGCTGCTGGTGCCGATCTTCGGCGCCGTGTCGGCCGCCCTCGTGTTCCACGAAAGCTTCGGCCCCGGCCGGCTCGCCGGCATGGCGCTCATCATGAGCGGCCTCGCCATCTCCTCGCTGCCGATCGGCCGCCTGCGCGCAAAGCGGCAGGCGGCCTAG
- the rplT gene encoding 50S ribosomal protein L20, whose amino-acid sequence MARVKRGVITHARHKKILDLAKGYRGRGSKAYRVAIEKVEKGLQYAYRDRRAKKRSFRGLWIQRINAGVRQHGLTYSQFMNGIKLAGIELDRKIISDLAITQPNAFKSLVETAQKALGEKAKAAAE is encoded by the coding sequence ATGGCACGCGTCAAGCGGGGCGTGATCACCCACGCCCGTCACAAGAAGATCCTCGACCTCGCCAAGGGCTATCGCGGCCGGGGCAGCAAGGCCTATCGCGTCGCGATCGAGAAGGTCGAGAAGGGCCTGCAGTATGCCTACCGCGACCGGCGCGCCAAGAAGCGCTCGTTCCGCGGCCTGTGGATCCAGCGCATCAACGCCGGCGTCCGCCAGCATGGCCTGACCTATTCGCAGTTCATGAACGGCATCAAGCTGGCCGGCATCGAGCTCGATCGCAAGATCATCTCGGACCTCGCCATCACCCAGCCGAACGCGTTCAAGTCGCTGGTCGAGACCGCCCAGAAGGCGCTCGGCGAGAAGGCCAAGGCCGCGGCCGAGTAA
- a CDS encoding methyl-accepting chemotaxis protein encodes MNRGIHFRVGSLLTAAFVALCAILVIVLGLRVVTAVRETAAAGRLVTLAEADRTVFGAMQVLRVTRGDTQTALLNLDDPKPKLKEIRENQTAQFKAAVAVLPRIGGAGLDRLTAELQQRWSAAGQEWDQLEAYAAKPKAERDIKATDAWYKSVGAVIDSLNDASLGVAGEARIADPAIGELVGARQTAWAIRDPVGSECSAARGAVAGGKKLSVQGRSTVDRLRGNDEAGWNTLKGLTVRPGLSDALRKAITDAEAATNTSMAERDAVYQKLDDSGTAPVSPTQWTALCNAPFGAILKIAFTALDLMQRRAEDERAAAWLSLSISGAALFLALAGAAFVLRLIRRRVVTPVRELSTAIGHLSRRDYAQPVPQVGQQDEFAEMAATLEALRQGALDADRLATERLKAQEADLVRATQLGTLCRGFEASARRALDTVGQATQRMTRAAEAMTGLADDANRRTEDIARAVEQAADSINAVAGAAEEMRASLAEVSDKVAQSSSLTARAVADAEATDREVARLSDAAAEIGQVVGVISAIASQTNLLALNATIEAARAGEAGKGFAVVASEVKSLAAQTGAATEQITRQVAAIQGATETAVRAIGGIRTRIQEVDGLTGAITEAVQGQVSAMNQVARDAQEVATATGQVSGQLGEVRASAAETGTAAGQVRETAADLGQQSTALSREVEQFIAGVQAA; translated from the coding sequence ATGAACCGAGGGATTCATTTTCGCGTCGGCAGTCTGCTGACAGCAGCGTTCGTCGCATTATGCGCGATTCTGGTGATCGTGCTGGGGTTGCGCGTCGTGACGGCCGTCCGGGAGACGGCCGCAGCCGGGCGGCTGGTCACCTTGGCCGAAGCCGATCGGACGGTGTTCGGCGCCATGCAGGTGCTGCGCGTCACACGCGGCGACACGCAGACCGCCCTTCTCAATCTCGATGACCCGAAGCCGAAGCTGAAGGAAATCAGGGAGAACCAGACCGCTCAGTTCAAGGCCGCCGTCGCGGTCCTGCCGCGCATCGGTGGCGCCGGTCTCGACCGGCTGACGGCCGAGCTGCAGCAGCGCTGGAGTGCGGCGGGCCAAGAGTGGGACCAGCTCGAGGCCTATGCCGCGAAGCCCAAGGCCGAGCGCGACATCAAAGCGACGGATGCCTGGTACAAATCCGTGGGCGCGGTGATCGACAGCTTGAACGACGCGTCGCTGGGCGTTGCTGGTGAGGCGAGGATCGCCGATCCGGCGATCGGCGAACTGGTCGGTGCACGCCAGACCGCCTGGGCGATCCGCGATCCCGTCGGCTCGGAGTGCTCTGCTGCCCGCGGTGCCGTCGCGGGTGGCAAGAAACTGTCTGTCCAGGGGCGCTCGACCGTCGATCGGCTGCGCGGCAACGATGAGGCCGGCTGGAACACGCTCAAGGGCCTGACGGTGCGCCCGGGCCTGTCCGACGCTTTGCGCAAAGCCATCACGGATGCGGAGGCGGCGACGAATACCTCCATGGCAGAGCGAGACGCCGTCTACCAGAAGCTCGACGACAGCGGCACCGCGCCGGTCTCGCCGACGCAATGGACGGCGCTCTGCAACGCACCGTTCGGGGCCATTCTCAAGATCGCGTTCACCGCGCTCGATCTGATGCAGCGGCGGGCCGAGGATGAGCGTGCGGCGGCGTGGCTCAGCCTGTCGATCTCGGGTGCTGCGCTGTTTCTGGCGCTGGCCGGCGCTGCTTTCGTGCTGCGGCTGATCCGCCGGCGCGTCGTCACCCCGGTGCGGGAGCTCAGTACCGCGATCGGGCACCTGTCCCGGCGCGACTATGCGCAGCCGGTGCCTCAGGTCGGCCAGCAGGATGAGTTCGCCGAAATGGCGGCGACGCTCGAGGCCCTGCGCCAGGGGGCGCTCGATGCCGACCGTTTGGCGACGGAGCGCCTCAAGGCGCAGGAGGCGGATCTTGTCCGGGCGACTCAGCTCGGCACGTTGTGCCGCGGCTTCGAGGCGTCGGCCCGCCGCGCGCTCGACACCGTTGGTCAGGCGACCCAGCGGATGACCAGGGCGGCCGAGGCCATGACCGGCCTCGCCGACGATGCAAACCGGCGGACCGAGGATATTGCCCGGGCGGTCGAGCAGGCGGCCGACAGCATCAATGCCGTCGCCGGAGCGGCCGAGGAGATGCGCGCATCGCTGGCCGAAGTGTCGGACAAGGTCGCGCAATCCTCGAGCCTCACGGCCCGCGCCGTCGCCGATGCCGAGGCGACTGACCGCGAGGTGGCACGCCTGTCCGATGCGGCCGCGGAAATCGGGCAGGTGGTGGGCGTGATCAGCGCCATTGCGTCACAGACCAATCTCCTGGCCTTGAACGCGACGATCGAGGCGGCCAGGGCGGGGGAAGCCGGCAAGGGCTTCGCCGTGGTGGCGAGCGAGGTGAAATCGCTGGCCGCCCAGACCGGGGCTGCGACCGAGCAGATCACGCGCCAGGTCGCGGCGATCCAGGGCGCCACGGAGACGGCCGTACGAGCGATCGGCGGCATCCGCACGCGCATCCAGGAGGTCGACGGGCTTACCGGTGCCATCACGGAGGCGGTGCAAGGCCAGGTGAGCGCCATGAACCAGGTCGCGCGCGACGCCCAGGAAGTGGCGACCGCGACGGGGCAGGTGTCGGGCCAGCTGGGCGAGGTCCGCGCCTCGGCGGCAGAAACCGGGACGGCGGCGGGCCAGGTGCGCGAGACGGCGGCCGATCTCGGCCAGCAGTCGACGGCCCTCAGCCGCGAGGTCGAGCAGTTCATCGCCGGCGTCCAGGCGGCCTAG